From Natronocella acetinitrilica:
GTTGTCGCCGGAATTGCGACGCCGGCCGGCGGGGTCTTCCAGCACCGAGGCGCGAAGGACATTGTCCTCGTTCTTGTAGGCACGACGCACCCCCTCGTTGACCATGTCCTCCACGCCCATGTCGGCGTCCCAGCGCACATCCATGCCCACCTTCAGAAACACCGTGACGATACCCGTGTCCTGGCAGATGGGGCGCCGCCCCTCCGCGCACATACGGGAGTTGATCAGAATCTGGGCCATGGCGTCCTTGGCGGCGCTGGATTCCTCACGCTCGTAGGCTTCGCTGACCGCGCGCACGAAGTCAGCCGGGTGATAGTAGGAGATGTACTGCAGGGCGTCGGCAACGCTCTGGATCAGGTCGTCCTGGCGGATGGTGGTCATCGCGCACCTCTTTGGTCGGCTGTGCACCGTCCAGGGGGCCGGCGCATGCGGCTTGGAGGGGTCACCGGCCAGAGCGGCCGGTGACGACTCGGTGCGAGGTTATACCATAGTTCGCTCCGGCTGGCTGCCGGCAGCGGTCACCCGATGGGGTGATGTCGGTGATGCGTGATCTCTGGCTGGCTGCTTCGTGCGGGGACTTCGGCAACCGAGGGACACAGGAGCTTCTCGATCGGCAATTCAAGCGCGCCGGCAAGACGAAACAGAATTGCCAGTGACGGATTGGCCTGCCCTGTCTCGAGCGAGGCGAGGTAGCGCTCAGACACCCCGGAGCGTTCCGCAAGCTCCCGGCGGGTGAGTAATTCGTTACCGCGGATCATCCTTACCCGGCGGCCCAGCGTTTTGCTGAATTCTGCCGCTTGCTGACTCATCATGCGCTGTCCCAACCCATTGGTTTCCTAGGCTTGCACAATGATGCCTGACCGGGTGGAGCGACAAATTGACGCAGGTCAACGGCGCGCCGGTGCGCCCGCCGCTGCCAGCACCGACACGGCCTGCGCGGCGGCACGGGCGCCGATATCGCGCAGCGCGGTGCCATCGGCGCGACGGCGGTTCCAGGCCAGTGGCGAGGTATGGGGCATGGGCACAACGGATACGCCACCGTAGCGCTGCAGCGGCTCACTACCCTGCAGGGTCGCCACCACGAACTCGAGATAGGGTTGCCGTGGAAGCGTGAGCAACTGCTCGGCAGCCGATTGCCCAACGGCCAGAATCACGCGGGGCTGCAGCGCGTTAACGGCGCCCTGCAGCCAACCGCTGCAGGCCTGGACTTCATCGCGGCGGGGCTTGCGATTCTCCGGAGGTCGACAGCGCACCACGTTCGTGCGGGCGTAATCGGCCCGGTGAAGGCCCAGTTCCAGCAGAACGCCATCCAGCGTGCGGCCGGCCCGGCCGACAAAACCCACGCCTTGCAGGTCCTCATCCCGGCCCGGGGCCTCACCCACCGCCAGAAGCCCCCCTGCAGCACCATCCGGCAAGACCACCTGCGTGCGCGTTTCACAAAGCCGGCAGGCCGTGCATCGGGCCGGGTCAGCGGACATGGTCGACTTCCTGGCCAAGCATCTCCGGGGTCACCAGCACCACCCCGCCCGGCGAGACATGAAAGCGCCGCCGGTCCTGCTCGGGATCGTGGCCAATGACCATGCCGTTGGGGATATCGCAGCCCTCATCGATCACCGCGTGGCGGATACGCGCCCCCTGCCCCACCGTGACCGCCGGGAGAATGACGGAATCCTCCACCAGAGAGTTGGGCCGCACGTGCACCTGGGAAAACAACAACGAATGGCGGACCAGGGATCCGGCGATGATATCGCCGCCGGAGACCATGGAATCCACCGCCATACCCGGCAGGTTCTCACCAGATACCGGCACGTTAATGAATTTTGCCGGTGGCAGCTGCGCCTGATAAGTCCAGATCGGCCATTCCTCGTCGTAGATATCCAACTCGGGTGAGGCGCCGATCAATTCCTGGTTTGCCTCGTAGAAAGCGTCCACCGTGCCCACATCGCGCCAATAGGGTTGTTCGTTGGTCTGCGGATCCCGGAACAGGTAGGCCGCCACCCGCGCGCTGCGAATGGCCTCCGGAATCACGTCGCGGCCGAAGTCTCGCGAGGAGTCTTGCCGTTCGGCGTCATGCCGCAGCACACGAAACAGATACTCGCGGTTGAACACGTAGATGCCCATGGAAACCAGCGCACGCTCCGGATCACCGGGGATGGCGGGTGGGTCGTCCGGTTTCTCGCTGAACGACTGGACGACGCCCTCCTCGTTCACCCGCATCACGCCGAAGGCCCGGGCGCGGTCGCGCTCCATCTCCACGCAACCCACCGTCATGTCCGCGCCGGACTCCACATGCCGGGCGATCATGGTGCCGTAGTCCATCTTGTAGACGTGGTCACCCGCCAGAACGAGTACGTACTCCGGGGCATGGGCCTGAATGATATCGATGCTCTGATACACGGCATCCGCCGTGCCCGCGTACCACAACGGCTGATCCAGCCGCTGCTGCGCCGGCACAAGTTCGACAAACTCACCGAACTCGCCACGCAGAAAGCCCCAGCCCCGCTGCACATGTTGAATCAGGGAATGGGCCTTGTACTGGGTCAGCACCTGAATGCGGCGAATACCGGAGTTGATGCAATTGGACAGCGGAAAGTCGATAAGGCGGAACTTGCCGCCAAACGGCACCGCGGGCTTGGTGCGCCAATCCGTGAGGTTGGCAAGGCGCCCACCCCGGCCACCGGCGAGAATCATCGCCATGGTGTCCCGGGTAAGGCGGCTGACAAAGCGGGGGTTTCTCTCCAGAAACATGCGTATTTATCCGTCTCCTGCGGTGGCCCACAGGCGGCCCGGCAACGGGCCGGCAAGGCGCCGGCGGCAAGAAGCAGTCGACCATTTTCAGACTGCGCGGCTTCAAGCATACTGGCCGCCGTCTTCAGTGCCAACGCACTTAACGGAACCGCCACAATGCGACAGACCACCCTCTACGCCTGCCTGCTGGTCGCTCTGATCGCCGCGCCGGCAGTGTCTCACGCCGTCTCGCTGATCACCATCGCGGAACGCGACGGCGCCATGACCCGCACCTGGATCGACGGCAGCCGGGTACGGGTGCAGGGCAGCGGCGACTCCTATCTGCTGCTGAACACCCGCTTCGAACGGTTCTATGCCGTCTTCCCGACGCGGCGCGACGCAATGAACCTCGCCGCGGACTTGCCGCAACTGCCCGCCGATGCGCCCGCCAACAACAACTACGCCACATCGCTTGAGCACACAGGCAGCGGCCCGCGCATCGCCGGCTACAACACCGAGCGCTACCGTATGCTGGGGAATCGCCGCACCTGCGGCTATGTGTATCTATCCCGAGACGCGATGGAGCGCGCAGCAGCAGCCGACTACCTGCGAACCATGAGCGAATTCAACCAGCGCCAACGGCTCGCCTCCCGCCGCGCCGGCGAAGACCTGGGGGCCTGCGAAGCCGCCCAGCAAACCGCCATGGCCAACTACCCGGAACTAGGCCTGCCCATGCGCACCGTCGACGAGCGCGGCACCGTCCAGCAGGAGGTCGTCTCGATCCAGACCCGCACCCCCGTAGAACACGGCTTCTTCGACCTCCCTCGATAAGCCCGGTCGGGCCGTGCCCACCGTAGGGTGCGTTAACGCGCAGCGCGTAGCGCACCGCTAGGTGAGCCGTGCCCGCTGTAGGGTGCTGTTAGCGCGCAGCGCGTAACGCACCGCAACCCACGCCCGATCCTTGTCGAGACGCTCAGAACTCCATCCTGAAGCCGACATCGACGGTATAGAGGCTGTACCCGCTGCGGCCCTCCACGCTCTCCAGGAACAGGTAGGCCGCGCGGCCGCGGGCGAACTGCGCGGTGAGCCCGCCGCCGATGTTCATGTAGGTGCGGTCCGGGTCATCGGTGCGCAGCGAGAAGCGGGTATTGGTGGGGTCCTCGATGAAGCGGGCATTGATGCGGCGGCTGTCGTCGCTGAACTCCCGCTCCAGACCCCAGCGCGTGGAGTACACCATCACACCCCAGGGATAGTTTTCGGCATAGGACAGCTGCACCGCGACTTCTGCGGTTTTCGACTCGATCGTCTGGCTGTCGATGCGCAACAGGGAACCAGCGCCGGGGTTGTTGGAATTGGTGGCGCGCTCGCGGTAGCTGTCGATCTCCACACGGACGTAATCCAGACTGGTCTGGAAACCCACGGTCCAGGGGCCGTCGCTCAGGTCGTAGCCCGCATTGAGGCCAACGGCGTATTCCATGCCGTCGGGCCGTGCCTTTGCACTCTGGCCATCGGGCCCGCTGAACACGGTCCGTACGGTGTCGTAGCGGTTGCGGCCCACGGTAACGATGCCATCGACGTAGAACGACCGGGGCAGGAAGTGCGTGCCGTAGAGCGACAGGCTGTAGCCGTCCACATCGACACCACCGGCGTTGTTGCGCAGATCGGTATCGGTGCGGGTGTAGCCCAGCGCCACGCCGCCGATGGTCTGTGGCGAGAAGCGGTAGTCGAGCCCGGCGGTGAGCCCGAGCGTGCGGCTGCGGAACCCCTGCTCGTTGTCGGTTTGCTGGCGATTGCCGAAGGCCGCCGAGCCGTTGACGAAAAAGCCGAAGTTGCTGAAGGCGAGGATATCGTCACTGGCGCCCGCGCCCAGCGCGTTGGTGAACAGGTTAACCGGCAGGCGTTCGCCATCCAGCGCCACGTTGAAGCCCCGGGCGCTGAAGCCCGTGGCGCCGGCACGCAGCTCGGTGATGCGTGAGCCCACGTTCTGCAATTGCTGGCGCATGGTCTGCATGGAGGCGCGGCCCTGAGCGGCGACTTCCTCCGGGGCAAGGCCGTCATAGATGGCGCCGGGGGTACCGGACTCGGCGGCGCGATCACAGGTGGCGATGAGGTCGTTCTGGCGACTGGTGCGCTCTTCCTCGGGAATTTCGCGAAGAGCGCCACAGGCAGCGTCCAGTGAGCGCGCAACACTACGCTGCCGCGGCGTGAGACCTTCCTGTTCGGAGAGGTTTTGCTGGCCCACCGTAATCGTGACGGGGATCTCGATGCCTTCGCTGTTTCCGCCATCGAACACGAGAATGCCGCCACTGAAGCTGTCACCATCCTCTGCCTCCGCAGGCACATCAAAGCTAAACGTGGCTACACCACTTGCCGCCTCGATCGCTGAGGGGGTGACAAAGCCGATGTCAGACTCAAGGAAAATCGGCGGGTTATCGCTGGAGACGGTGAATTCCCGCGTCACGGTCTCGCCGGCGGACGCGTTGGCGATGTTGATGCTATTTGGGCCTTGCGGTGGTGAATCTGGCTGTTCGAAGAACTCCACGGTCACGGGATCGTTGTTCACGACGATATCGAACGTCGGAGATCCGTTGGGGAAGCAGGTCCCTCCGGCCCCGCTGATGTTGACCTCGAAGATGCCGACATCTTCAAATTCGGGGCCGAGCTGGAAGATGGCAGTGCCATCATCCATGGTCTCGCCTAGCCCGTAGCTACCAGCCGCCACGCTCAAGTTAACGTCTTCGATCTGAGCAAGCTCGGTGTCTACGGGCACCGCAACGACACTCGCGGTCAACTGGCAAGCTTCCGCCAACTCGATCTGAGTATTCGCGATGAGTGCAACCGTGGCGCTGTAAGTTGTAGTACCTGACGCTATTGACGTTTGAGGGGCCGGCGAGAATCTGAGATCGGCGGACGCATGCCCGACCGCAGGGAGCGCGGTTGCGAGAAGCAGACATCCACCACCAAGCCAACGACGAA
This genomic window contains:
- a CDS encoding uracil-DNA glycosylase; the protein is MSADPARCTACRLCETRTQVVLPDGAAGGLLAVGEAPGRDEDLQGVGFVGRAGRTLDGVLLELGLHRADYARTNVVRCRPPENRKPRRDEVQACSGWLQGAVNALQPRVILAVGQSAAEQLLTLPRQPYLEFVVATLQGSEPLQRYGGVSVVPMPHTSPLAWNRRRADGTALRDIGARAAAQAVSVLAAAGAPARR
- a CDS encoding helix-turn-helix domain-containing protein; its protein translation is MMSQQAAEFSKTLGRRVRMIRGNELLTRRELAERSGVSERYLASLETGQANPSLAILFRLAGALELPIEKLLCPSVAEVPARSSQPEITHHRHHPIG
- the glgC gene encoding glucose-1-phosphate adenylyltransferase, translated to MFLERNPRFVSRLTRDTMAMILAGGRGGRLANLTDWRTKPAVPFGGKFRLIDFPLSNCINSGIRRIQVLTQYKAHSLIQHVQRGWGFLRGEFGEFVELVPAQQRLDQPLWYAGTADAVYQSIDIIQAHAPEYVLVLAGDHVYKMDYGTMIARHVESGADMTVGCVEMERDRARAFGVMRVNEEGVVQSFSEKPDDPPAIPGDPERALVSMGIYVFNREYLFRVLRHDAERQDSSRDFGRDVIPEAIRSARVAAYLFRDPQTNEQPYWRDVGTVDAFYEANQELIGASPELDIYDEEWPIWTYQAQLPPAKFINVPVSGENLPGMAVDSMVSGGDIIAGSLVRHSLLFSQVHVRPNSLVEDSVILPAVTVGQGARIRHAVIDEGCDIPNGMVIGHDPEQDRRRFHVSPGGVVLVTPEMLGQEVDHVR
- a CDS encoding autotransporter outer membrane beta-barrel domain-containing protein is translated as MTASVVAVPVDTELAQIEDVNLSVAAGSYGLGETMDDGTAIFQLGPEFEDVGIFEVNISGAGGTCFPNGSPTFDIVVNNDPVTVEFFEQPDSPPQGPNSINIANASAGETVTREFTVSSDNPPIFLESDIGFVTPSAIEAASGVATFSFDVPAEAEDGDSFSGGILVFDGGNSEGIEIPVTITVGQQNLSEQEGLTPRQRSVARSLDAACGALREIPEEERTSRQNDLIATCDRAAESGTPGAIYDGLAPEEVAAQGRASMQTMRQQLQNVGSRITELRAGATGFSARGFNVALDGERLPVNLFTNALGAGASDDILAFSNFGFFVNGSAAFGNRQQTDNEQGFRSRTLGLTAGLDYRFSPQTIGGVALGYTRTDTDLRNNAGGVDVDGYSLSLYGTHFLPRSFYVDGIVTVGRNRYDTVRTVFSGPDGQSAKARPDGMEYAVGLNAGYDLSDGPWTVGFQTSLDYVRVEIDSYRERATNSNNPGAGSLLRIDSQTIESKTAEVAVQLSYAENYPWGVMVYSTRWGLEREFSDDSRRINARFIEDPTNTRFSLRTDDPDRTYMNIGGGLTAQFARGRAAYLFLESVEGRSGYSLYTVDVGFRMEF